attttttttgaGTGAAATGATTTCTCAAGGATAAAACGTggccataaaaaaaaatgacatagtgcaggtttaattcTTTTTTGTTGACCATACCAAACTGACTTGCACCGCGGAAGTGCGTGTGGTTCTTCAAGGAATTGTCCTTTATGTATAAGATGGGTGTGTACGAACACCCATAGCAGATTCCTGAACAGACAGCAAGTACGGTACCCCTTTGAGAAATAAGATTGCGTGCATGTGATTAGTGAGACAATGCATATCTGCAGGACCTTATTAATAATCATGATGATTGAATGGAGAGTGATCATGTTGAAAACCTACAGGATCCTTTTGGTCGGGTGACTGAGACTATCAAATAAGCTGATCTTCAGGGTATCTTCAGGGCCAAGCTAGAGACAGAAGTGGTTATTATTACCCGTATGTATTTTGGTGATGCAATTGTTATAGTGACAAactattatttttcattttaaatatactttttaaatatatttcacAATATTTCATGGGAAATAAACTTGGTTAAACTTCACCAGCACCTAAACTCAATCATTCTTAATACCTAGCGAAACATCAGCTTCAGGACAAACATCCTGACAGTTGCACACAGTAAATCATCTATTTGTGATGACGTGCATTGCCATGATTATAAATTTGACCAGATTAACATGTCCCTTCTTTTGGTTCTTGCATTACTCATCAGGTTGATGTGGGATTACAGCAGGGGactattaaatatattaaatgaaGCGGGATCCACGTCCAACCTGTACTAGGTTGCCTCGCTGCAGAAGCGGCTGCCTTtcgttgtcctcctcctccggcctgTCGTCCGTCTTGAGGAAGAAGAGTATCAGGGGACTGAAAAACAAAGGTCATTGGAAATTGAAGTGAGTAAAACCACAGGGACATGAAAGATGACCTGAAATTAATTAACGCATGTTATTTACATACAAAATGAACAGTCTGTTGGATTCTAAGTTAACTATTCAAGTCGAAATGTGTAAGATTGAGCCCCTCCCAGTTTTGAACGGGAGAATTTCAgaattaaaaaaacgaaacagcAGCGTTATTAACCACAATAACCTCTTATTGGCTATGAAATGGTCAACCCAGCATGGTTCGGCGGTGTGGTCGGCCTGAGTGGGGTTTGGGGATGGTTGAAAGTAGCATTCTTGTCAACAAAGAGGTTTGGGCAGGCCAGGATGTTTTATTTTCGGGAATGGTCATAGGATGAGATTTTATTGAAAACAATAGAAAACAGTATAaatcagcattgactacagatatgtcCCTGTAATTTTAAGCAGCGAGCTAGTTAAAATGTTATGAATTACAACTTTAAGCTGTTAGGAGCTATATGAAATctttattttgatttaaataaataaatataaaaataaacttgaTTTCTCAATAGACATAACCTCATTGCTGTGAATCCAGTTCCAATATAGTTGAGGGTAGGATTAGGCACGTCTTGTGGGTCAATCCCAAACCAGCCAAATCTAGACAGTGAGTAGAGTGTGGTTGGTATTCAGTCATCTCAGGCAAAGGAACATAGATGAACCAAACCAAAGCAGTGAGTTTGTATACCTGGCCGTGGCCCACGCAATGAGCAGAGAGAAAATGGACCAGATCAGGGTGCCCAGACCAAGTCCAATGGTCTTAATGATGGGCACAGTGGCCAAATTCCCTGGGAGACACATGATTTAAATAATAACACAGAACATTAACAAAAATATGCAAAAAGCATAATAAAGATTACTATGGAAGAGGAGAACTGCAATTAGTGGTATAATATTTTGGGGCCTGCCTCATCGGCATAATCATATTGGATTGACAACATAGCAAGATCAGAACTTGTTACAAGATAACATCATTAATTTGTTATTAAGACAAAACAAGTTGGTAATGACGAGATAATGAGTAAAAAAGGCCAGGATTGAAGAGATGATGGGGTATAGCTTATACCCCATGTTATCTTGCAACAAGTTATGATCTTAATATGTCGCCAATCAGACGGCAAATGGTTATGACGACAAAGCAGGCACCAATAGGACTTCAGAATGCATCACGGGATGTTTTGTGGACTCCTAAATGTTCAGTAACCTAGACTAAGGACGTTTTGCTACGTCTAGCAAGAGAAACACTGCGGCAGTTTCAAGCACAAAGTCATCCCATAATTACgattaatttaatgtttaatgctAAACAATTAATATGAAGCTATTACTAATAGCAAATGACTAACGTCAAAGGAGCCTctgcttccaaaatggaggtGTGGGTGACGCAGCAATAAGTCctattatattgttattatgaCAAAACAGCCAACAAAGATATCATGCCGCTGTCAGCTGGGATATATGCTGAGAGTTATTCCTCAAGGGGAAATAAATACCCAAGCTATACAGGAAGCCTGCCAGAAGGCCCAGGGCCCGGACCTCTGGAAAGCCTCGGATCACGAAGGCAAAGAGAGCCTCGAGGGCCATGGTGCCGCAGAAAATCAGCTGGTAGAAAAAACCTAAAACaaaccgcacgcacgcacgcacgcacgcacacgcacacacacaatatagtaATGGAAATATAAACACCTGTTGGAGCTGTGACTTAAAAAATATTAAGTTATGAGTTTTCTGTACATTACGGAAAAACTGTTCTTTGTCTAGtttaacatttttaaaactAGCCTTTGCTCTGTCTTCCTAAAAGAAAAATGGGAGGATTAATTGTCATCTGTAGAAATTGAGTTACTTAAACGACaaaggagtataataataaGAATTTAATTTGAAGGCACCTTTCCCGACACCGTACAAAGGTACACAAAAGTAAAGAaatatgataaaaaaacaaaataatagtcAGAGACAATAGTGGCAGTAGTATCAATAATCCACAGGGCTTTACCGTCGCCAACGTCCCGGCTTCGTACGGGTACCATGGAGGAGCCGAAGCCCAGGACGGACACTCCCAGGTAGCAGAACCCCGGGAGGACCCCCCTGGACGGGGAGGAGCTGTTACTGATGGGAGCCGAGTTGTTGGGAGCCGAGCCCTCCCACAACCCAGTGGCCCCCAAATCAGGACCGGCCCCGGCtgcaaccagagagagagagagagagagagagagagagagagagagagtgagagagagagagagagagagagagagagagagagagagagagtgagagagagtgagagaacgagagagtgagtgagtgagtgagtgagagagagagagagagagagagagagagagagagagagagagagagagagagagagagagagagagagagagagagagagagagagagagagagagagagagagagagagagagagagagagagagagagagagagagagagagagagagagagagagatgattatTTTGGGGGAAAAGGGGGTTTGTTTCGGTTGTGAGTTAGAGCCCGCCACAGTTTTGGCGTCCATGAGCAAGATGCTCTACCCCTATATTTaaatttaaaatgttcatttaTTTGGTTAAAGTCTCTGCTATGTATTTGATGTGTTCATTAATATACATTGTATTGATAACGAGTAGCTGGGATTACTAATGCTTACTAATGCAGACAACCTTTGTTTACAAATGTCTAAATCACTTCACTGAGATAACGCTTTCCGAATAGGATTAGTGCAGCCACTGAAAGGGTCAAACGAGtatcaaaacaaaaatacaacccTAGTAACCCCTCTAGCAAAgtacacataaataaaatatatacattgaaGTATGAAAAATGTGACTttatctctccacctagtcaaACCTTTTTTCAACCTTTGTGGATGGGGCTCTATGATTTTACGAGTTTTCCTCTCAGTATATCCATGGGTCATGTCATTTAAACCTTGCAATAAAGGTTACATTTCTACCCAATGACCTGGGTAGAAATGTGCAGTGTCAGAAACTGTACTTCAGAGCATACCTGATGTCAATCAGGTGTGTATATGGTCTCTTAAAATCACACACTTTGCTCTTCTGATTTGCCACTGACAAACATATGtatatcaattttttttttttttttttttcaaatacccaaacaaattaGCGAcgaagagagacacagaattGGACACATCGCTATACTCACACTTCCCTAGCTGGGCTCTTGAAACATTCACAAAGGCAAAAACTAAGCTGGTGGCCACAAGAATGATTCTCAAATGCATGCTGCCTGTCCTCCCCTGCTGTTCTTCCTGTGTGGTTTCCCTAGGTCCTACCCCAAGGAGGTCCTGGTGTAATGACAAGACATCTCCTGGGGCCAAAGGTCTAGCGGACTTTACTGGGTGGAGATCTTTAATTGGTTTGCAGCGTCCAATGTTCGGCCTCTGCTCTGTCCTGCCCTGCTCTGAGTGGCTAATCAATACAGAGGTCATTATGCAAGACATTGAACCACATATGGAAggatttattaaaaataaaaggtCAGTTAGAATAGTAAGAATATAATTAGTTTGTtttcataaaaatatatatgattgatcataaaaaaaaaagaagtaaaatCTCCCTACATTTTACATACTTTTCAAATGATTAGCTGTCAAGTATTTTAATGAACAAGTAAATCAAATTAAGGTAATAAATGACAACACGTATCgagatataaaatataataacaattattataattCTATAGTTCTTAGAAGTTCGATCACATGGCCTACATATTGTCTTGAATATGAGTCGTAATGGCCACGGATTTAGTGTTGACATTCTGCTCGGGGTACAGGTCTGACTGAGGTGAGGGGCCGTCACGCCCATGGGTGTCATCTTCAAACGCTGAGTTAGTCTCCGCGCGTGCAGGGTTGATGACATCATCCAGATGTTCCCTGGTGTGGTCGGCGACGTCCAGATTTTCTCTGCTGTTGGGAATTGTCCCTAGTTCCTCACCAGCAGCGACTTCCCCAGATCTCCACAGATGGACGTGCTTCCAAAGCTGGTAGACTGTAAACAATTCAAAGCAACCTTTGCTCACTTAAGTTGTTCAGTAAACTGGAACACAGGTATCTCTTTTTGCGATTTGGTTTGAGAAAAAGGACATTCTCTAGACTATGTGAACTATGTCAACAAGAAGAAGACATCATTTCAAACTGCCAATTGCTCCGGAGATAAAAAATGGATTAATCAATGATCGATGGCCTGAAGTAGAACAATTCTTCATGTGTCAGCCCTGTACCACACTTTAAGACAATGTGTTTACGGGGGGGGCAGATTCCCAATGTTTACATTCTATTTACTCGTCTCATGTGAGAAGCATTGACGGGTTGACGGTGGAACATCTCCCAAACTGGGACTTGTGCACCATTAGCTCTGGAATAGCAACATTTACAAAACACTTTGCTGGGATGGAATATAGAAAGCACTCTACACATTGGACAGTGCACTACCACCAATtacatttgttttgtattttatatgcACTTTTCTGGTCGCCTGGGTTGTGATCAGCTTCCCTTGAGGTGGCTTTGGATAGATGAGAAAATGAGTGAATGAAAGGTCAGGTTCGGGCGCCCTGCAGCCCACCTGAGACCAGCAGAAGGCCGTGGAGCAGCTGGGAGCAGCCGTACATCAGGGGGAAGGTGAACATGACCACCAGCTGCTCCGGAGGGAAGGACAGCTGCAGCACTGTGGAGCTGATCTGGACGTTCTGGGCTCCCGTCTCCATGGCGATGGTCCGGCATCTAACAATCATCagcgtgcgtgagtgcgcgcCATGCAGTTCACCAACCCGAGGTCCCCGGTTAATATAGCTTTACATGCTGCTCtctgtggggggcggggggggggattaaacaTAAGGCGTTGGTCCTGAAGGAATCCTGCTGATTTTGTTTACTACTacgaccagggggggggggggggggggggggtagtgtagTGGTGAGGGGGAGTTGGTCTACCAGCTGAGAGGTTGTGGGTCCGATACCCAATATCCACAACCTCCCTTTGAGCATCGTTGACTCAGATCCCTTGACCCCTACCTTGTTCGGGGTGTCTCGAAGGAGTTCACGGTAGGTCACTTTGAATAATAGTGCGTGTTGACTTACTAGGAAAAAGTTTAGATGCTTTTACCTCTGCCATGGCTGCCTGCAGATGACTGCTATGAGGAAGCCGGCAgtgtagccaatcagagggaaGACGGCGGCTATGACGACGAGCGAGCCGTCAGTTTGCCAGGATCCAGGATACAGAAGCGCActggccacgcccaccaccaGTAACATCACGCTGCCAACCACAGAGCCCACCTATCACACAAACCCACCTCATTGGACACATCACATGTCAATCATTCCTTCAGCATATTACATCTTAGTGATCATTGCATTATGACATTTATATTGGAAGGTCAATTTAATGTCCCAATAAAAGGGAACACAAAATGAAATACCTTCAGGATACATTTAGCAACTTTAGGCCATTTGTAGTTTACAGCCACACCACCCGCCACGGGTACAACCAGGGTGAGAAGAGTCAACCCTTTGACACGGAAAACATCAGCTCAATATCGCCATGGGCATAAGTCCATGACTAGATTAatttataaatatgtatttaactTTTTTCTGTTGTACGTTAATTCATAAGAAAGAGGATCCAAAACAAGTATTGCACTTATAACAGAATCTCTACTAATAATAGTTAACAGAtagtacacaaaacacacagacagcaacATTGGAAACCTCCAGCAGGAGAAGGACTCGTCAGTGCGCATATCGAGAGAGCTGTACCCATATTAGAGTAGGGGATCTTGATGTGTGTGGTCACCTCCCAGACGTGCGTGTACCCGTACAGACACAGCGGCATCAGCCCCAAGGCCAGTGTGGTGGAACAGGCTGTCATGGTGATACTGGAAAACATTTGGAAATCATTGAGGGTTGATCACTTTGATGTGCATTTAATTACTATGATGCGAGTTGGACCGATTCCCCTGCTTTGATCATTCCTTGAGATATTTAGATAAAGGGCAGATGTGCTTGaatccaaaacacattttcgCCCAAAACTTGTGATTGGACCCAGAACATTTGTGGAACAACCTGATACACCAGTATAGCCCTCTGCCCCCTTCATGAATCCATTACTTAAAGACATGATTCAAGACAATGTAATGAAACAATacatcatttaatttttttatatatatagtaattgtttctacaaaccacacacacacacacacacacacacacacacacacacacacacacacacacacacacacacacacacacacacacacacacacacacacacacacacacacacacacacacacacacacacacacacacacacacacacaacctgaggTCCATGTCTCCATCCAGCCAGTACGTGACGATGTTGGAGATGACCCCCCCAGGGCAGCAGCCCATCACCAGGACGGCCACCGCCTGCAGTGGCTGCACGCCCAGGCCCGAGGCCAGCAGGTACGCCGTGAGGGGCATCAGCCCGAACTGGCAGCCCAGCCCCACCAGCACGCCCCAGGGCCGGCGCAGGTGGGCCCACAGCCTGGACGCCTCCACGCTGCAGCCCAGGGAGAACACCACCACGCCCAGCATGGCGGTCAGGACCGCCCCCAGGACCGTCTGGAGGCCTGGGTCCCCGTCTAGGGATCCGTTCCCCGGGGCGGGGGAGGCATCGGAGGTGGCGAACGGGTCGGGTGTTccggtggggctggtggtgttgtggttgtagttgtCCGCCATGATCCCAAAGTGGAAGGTGATCTCCAGTGGAGAGGTGAGCGGCTCCGGGCTTGGGTCCAGTCTGCTTTATGGCTGAACACGCCTCGGCCCTCCCGTACATCTTCAAAGCTGTATGCGTTACGATTGGTCGATGATGGAGCGAACTGCTGTAAGGAATGTGTGTTGCTACTGGACACGGAGCGGATTAAGATCTtaagcttttcttttttgccaCTTGGGGCCCGAAAGAGCCAGCAAAGGGGTTCGGTTTGAGGGCTTAGCTTtgctgtacttttttttttgctgaaagCTCAATTATAGCTGgttgtaaataaatataaactttTGTCATTATCATGGTGCGTGTTTCAATAACATAATTCATAAAGACAAAATCACAGTAAAACACAAACTCAAATTAAGGAACCATCAAAATGTTTAATTCAGGGAGGATTGAAAAATACTCGACTGGGCAAAGGAATAGACAATATTGAgaaaacacatcaacacagtAAATACAAGTCCTAATATCGTGCTCATCTCTGGACACGTTACTTGTACTGCTTCTTCTTTTTGATGAGGGCGTCTCTCAAAGCAATCTAGGAGAGAAATAGAAAACACCCAACATATATCAGTGACGAGCCACAAAAACACTTCAAATCACTCAAATACCCAACCTACTGTACATTTATCATTCAAATACCCAACCTACTGTACATTTATCATTCAAATACCAAACCAACTGTACATTCACCATGACCAGGTGAAGGTGGGGTTTGGGGCGACTTGCTGAAGCACGCTAGCTGGGGGACTGAACCCCAGACTGAGGCGTTGCGGAGGCTTACCTGCTTGTCCCTGAAGGACCGCTTGCTCTTGGTCCGGACGTTCTCGCTGTGGCGCATCATCATGAAGTTCttgttcctcttcttctccttgttGCTGGTGCTGGCGAACGGGTTCAGCTTGCTGTGCTTCTTCGCAAAGTCCTTCCTCTCCGACCGTCCTGCCTGTTgggagaagaaaataaatacgtAATAAAAACACCATTTTTTATTGAGTGAATTtatcaacatggtctcacaggaatccgtgaaatgactacggtcggacgcttaactcgaaatccgtggccacatcacggaaacacgccgatatccgtgtgtgagccacggaataacagtgtcatttacttgcattggagcaaattccgtagccacatcacggacaatttaagtgattccgtcagaccacgacggattttgagttaagccctcactgtggtcaaatgtggcgcacacacagattgaaacgggagcacacacacagattgaaacgggaatctgtgtgtatcattgtcattgtcatatacttgcattggagcaacctccgtggacacaacaaggacaatttaagtgtttcagtgagaccaccccgggttttgagttaagcccccgtggtcgactcgctcgttgaaaaggggatccgtgtgtgagccacggaacatcagcgtcattaacttgcattggagcgaattccgtggccacatcacggatatcggcgtgtttccgtgatgtgtccacggatttagAGTTATttgtcatttcacggattcctgtgagaccaggttggaaTTTATTGtattcacctagcggccatcttgtttCTAAAAGCTTGCCGGGTGGGGGGACTGAAGGAGGATTTACCCATTCggttccccctccacccagctagtgtttagaaccaagattACTGCTAGGTGAATTAGGCCCATGATTAgggattcaattcaattttggATGTAGTGGAACTAGAAAAAGTTTGATCTATATATACACCATTTTCTAGATCTTTGTGTGATTTAAATAGTAAAAAACGAATTATAGGATAAAATACAATTTCTTACCTTTGCGGTAGCAAGTCTTGTTTCCTTGTCTGACTTGGGTTTTTTGTGCAGCAGCTCGATATTCTTCAAACTCAGAAGCTCCCCTCTGAAAATGCATAACATTCCCCTTTCATCAGATATCAGGGTTGGAGAGAGCAGCAGTTGTGCACTGTATTTTTATATCATACATACACTATAGTAAATACATCAATTGTATTACTCAATTTAATTCAGATTTGCATCATTACTGTGTAGTAATTGTCTTTGTTAAATTGATATTTAAATTTTTGTCTGCTAATGTTACAACCAATTCACCTAATGTTACAACCAAATTGATTACATATTGACATTTAGATTACATTGCTAGATTAGATTACTGTCTTGTATTGGTATCTTTATTCATCCCCAAGGGGGATGAATAAAGATACCAATAGGAGAGAAATACATGAATAGAGATCCTGTTTGTATAAAGGTAAAACATTGAAATAAGCCAATATAGGGATTGAAGCGCTTTAGTAAGGTCGTCTTAACGTCCCGCCCACCTGCCGCCGCCCTCCTCGGCGTCCAGGTCCACGTTCTTCCTCTTCTGGCCGCCCTTGCCGGGGGCGTTGTTCACCTCCTTGGCCATCTGGGCGAGGCGGATCTTCTTGAAGTCGTCCTGGGTGAGCAGACGGGAGGCGCTGACCTCGGCCGCCTTGGCCTGTCGCTCCTCCACTGGGATGGCCAGCAGCTTCTCCGCctggggacggacggacagacacacacacacacacagtgagacgcAAGCTCTGAGGAGGTCATTACGAGATGGGCTTTGTGGGGCATTTGTCGAAAATGCCGCGCGAAAGAAACTTTaaaaaaggtgacatattataccaccaggtgttatATCTAGGTGTGTCCACCGAGATGTgggctggatagatgagcacagtttgctacggtccactgggtaggctggtaagaCTGATCTACCCAGCACACATCTCGTTGGagacgcccacttgtgatgtcagaagaggcaggttTTCCAATAcgtcttgtaacggctaatcccactcacacctggtggcagaaTATTTCCCCTTACAAAAATGGTGTAAATCTATCTTTGAAGCTCTTTACGGTCCTGTACTGACGCCACATTTCTCACCTTGGATTCACAAAACACTTTATCGTTATCCGACCGGTCTGAAATGAATACATTGACCCAGTGTGCTGGGACAGCCACACAACACCCAGACACCCTCTCCCATAAAGACCTCCTCCTTACGATGGTACTCGTTTCTTCATCAGAGGAGTGGTGGACGTCAACCCATTCGCCGTCTTCATCACCGTCACTGATACTGGCTTCTTCCCAGCCGTCTGCTGAAGGGTTAAATATAAAATCAGAGGAAACATACTGAAGTACTCAATGCCAGAAAATGGAGAAATAATCCAAGTAAAGAGAAAAGCCCAATATAACCAGCGCAGTAACCACGCAGGGCCTCACCGTCtcccttctccgccccctctccctcctggctctcctccacctccagcacctcgGCTCCAGGGATGTGGTCCTTGGCCTCCGTCTCCCCGTAGCTCAGGATCCGGGCCTCCGTGGACAGCTCAGTGGGTCGCCCCTAGGGGAGCCGCAGAAGAGGCAGTCAGAGGGAGGGTCCGCACGCATCTACTGTGACACGTGGGCGTGGAAGGTTACATGGACCGGGGAGACACCCCATGGGACATCGGAAGAATCCAGAAGAATCATGGCTTTTAAAATCAGCATGTGAAGAACAGGGTTTGATGTTGCTGATCATTTGATTCAAATGTATTAATATTCAATTTAAGTGAGAGCGGAGCAGATACCGATTTTCCTAAAGACATTTAAAGCCTCACCCTGTCTCTCTTGTGGAGCATGGCGGGCCCGAGGTTCCTGAAGAGCTGGATGAGACCCCTGGCGGACATCATGACGTCTAAggaacacacaaccccacacacgTTATCGACAGCCCCCTGGTGTGGTGACGGGGCTCACAGTGAGCGGCGTGGTCCCCGACTCACTCTTGTCCTTGTGGGTCTTGTACAGGGCCAGGTCTCTCAGCAGCTCCTCGTTGATGGCCAGAGGACAGCGCGCCGCGACCTCTCTGATGGCGTTCATCCTACGGGACAAATACACGCTTCTTAATGATGGGAATAAGAATGTTAACAAAATGCTAAGAACCTGGATGTAttgcacttttttttaaataaggtTTACTAAGTGCTTTTCAAAGAAATAAAGCAGAACAGAAAACCCCAAACTACAGAAAAATATGTGCATGGAAATACTTCCCTCTTGTACGGCAATCCAAATGTTCCAAGCCAAACCACAGACCAAAAAtgaatcaaatatttttttactgaGGGCCAATGAGGGACCAGAACTTACCCGACTGTCATCACCTCCCCAGAGTTCCTGTCCGTCACAAAGTTGTTGGCGATGGTCATGATCAGGGGTTCAATGATCTGCAGAGAATAAAGTGTGTTAGAAC
This Gadus macrocephalus chromosome 19, ASM3116895v1 DNA region includes the following protein-coding sequences:
- the LOC132447431 gene encoding sodium-dependent organic anion transporter-like isoform X2, with protein sequence MADNYNHNTTSPTGTPDPFATSDASPAPGNGSLDGDPGLQTVLGAVLTAMLGVVVFSLGCSVEASRLWAHLRRPWGVLVGLGCQFGLMPLTAYLLASGLGVQPLQAVAVLVMGCCPGGVISNIVTYWLDGDMDLSITMTACSTTLALGLMPLCLYGYTHVWEVTTHIKIPYSNMGLTLLTLVVPVAGGVAVNYKWPKVAKCILKVGSVVGSVMLLVVGVASALLYPGSWQTDGSLVVIAAVFPLIGYTAGFLIAVICRQPWQRCRTIAMETGAQNVQISSTVLQLSFPPEQLVVMFTFPLILPALEARPSVEIWGSRCW
- the LOC132447431 gene encoding sodium-dependent organic anion transporter-like isoform X1, with amino-acid sequence MADNYNHNTTSPTGTPDPFATSDASPAPGNGSLDGDPGLQTVLGAVLTAMLGVVVFSLGCSVEASRLWAHLRRPWGVLVGLGCQFGLMPLTAYLLASGLGVQPLQAVAVLVMGCCPGGVISNIVTYWLDGDMDLSITMTACSTTLALGLMPLCLYGYTHVWEVTTHIKIPYSNMGLTLLTLVVPVAGGVAVNYKWPKVAKCILKVGSVVGSVMLLVVGVASALLYPGSWQTDGSLVVIAAVFPLIGYTAGFLIAVICRQPWQRCRTIAMETGAQNVQISSTVLQLSFPPEQLVVMFTFPLMYGCSQLLHGLLLVSVYQLWKHVHLWRSGEVAAGEELGTIPNSRENLDVADHTREHLDDVINPARAETNSAFEDDTHGRDGPSPQSDLYPEQNVNTKSVAITTHIQDNM
- the LOC132447440 gene encoding transmembrane protein 144-like; amino-acid sequence: MSCIMTSVLISHSEQGRTEQRPNIGRCKPIKDLHPVKSARPLAPGDVLSLHQDLLGVGPRETTQEEQQGRTGSMHLRIILVATSLVFAFVNVSRAQLGKSGAGPDLGATGLWEGSAPNNSAPISNSSSPSRGVLPGFCYLGVSVLGFGSSMVPVRSRDVGDGFFYQLIFCGTMALEALFAFVIRGFPEVRALGLLAGFLYSLGNLATVPIIKTIGLGLGTLIWSIFSLLIAWATARFGWFGIDPQDVPNPTLNYIGTGFTAMSPLILFFLKTDDRPEEEDNERQPLLQRGNLVQVGRGSRFI